Below is a window of Pseudomonas sp. B21-040 DNA.
AGATCGTTGTTGCGCGCAAGGAGCAGGAGATTTTTCCCCGGAACCTTGCCGGTAGGGGAGTCAAAGACTGCCTTGAAATGCCGGGGAGTAAGCAGACGCTTTTCCCGACTGAAGTCCTGACTCACCTCCAGTGCCGGCTTATCAAACTGCCAGACGCGCACGACCTTTGGCGCGACGACGCGACAGAACGGCACGGCCGTTCTTGGTAGCCATGCGAGCACGGAAACCGTGGGTACGAGCGCGTTTGATAGTGCTTGGTTGGAAAGTACGTTTCATTGTCGTGTTACCTGGTTCGTCCACAACGGGCCGGAATGGCCCCCGTTTTAAGAGACCGGGGATTCTAGAGAAAGCAAGCCTCTAGGTCAATTTCCAACCAGCGTTTCCCTATAAATAGATCTCCAGGCGTTTTGTTCATCGATGGTCATTCGCTAGATATAAGAATAAAGAAGGGAATTATTTAAAGCTTTTCTGTAAAGCTTATAAAAGCTAGG
It encodes the following:
- the rpmH gene encoding 50S ribosomal protein L34, yielding MKRTFQPSTIKRARTHGFRARMATKNGRAVLSRRRAKGRARLAV